From Polynucleobacter sp. MWH-Braz-FAM2G, a single genomic window includes:
- the cyaY gene encoding iron donor protein CyaY, producing MIEYSMQDSINNSGVETIDDKQFHALGSHLLHSIEVALETADDELDLDLDVERQGGNVINIRFKDKSVIVVNTQPPLHEIWVAAKSGGYHYRWAGTMAKPLWLDTKTGNELLADLAGFASAQAGHAIKISLI from the coding sequence ATGATTGAATATAGCATGCAGGACTCCATAAATAATTCAGGCGTAGAAACTATTGATGACAAGCAGTTTCATGCACTCGGAAGCCATTTATTGCACTCTATTGAAGTGGCATTAGAGACCGCAGATGACGAATTAGATCTGGACTTAGATGTTGAGCGTCAGGGCGGAAATGTTATCAATATTCGCTTTAAGGATAAAAGTGTCATTGTGGTCAATACTCAGCCACCCTTACATGAAATTTGGGTGGCGGCCAAATCTGGTGGTTATCACTACCGCTGGGCTGGCACTATGGCAAAACCCTTATGGCTAGATACTAAAACCGGTAATGAGTTATTGGCTGATTTGGCAGGCTTTGCGAGTGCTCAAGCTGGACACGCTATCAAGATTAGTTTGATTTAA
- a CDS encoding cytochrome c: MRQTSQISKLTSLRAGFAAFSIFALIGVSGAAFASDAAPAAPAAAEAKAAVPGKPKVDAAAGETLYSNGDSSRGVTACLTCHGPKGQSAVGTWPKLSAQHAAYTAKQLKNFKEGTRANPVMMGMAATLTEQDMQNIAAYLVKQPVSLGVAQDKATIELGQSIYRGGIASKGVPACAACHSPTGAGIPAQYPRLGGQWAEYTNAQLLAFRDGVRKNSTQMTTIAGKMSDLEMKAVSDYIAGLR, encoded by the coding sequence ATGCGTCAAACCTCTCAAATCTCCAAATTAACTAGCTTACGTGCTGGTTTTGCGGCTTTCTCTATTTTCGCCTTGATTGGCGTTTCAGGTGCAGCTTTTGCTTCCGATGCCGCTCCTGCGGCGCCTGCTGCTGCAGAAGCTAAGGCTGCTGTCCCAGGCAAACCAAAGGTTGATGCTGCAGCTGGGGAAACTTTATATTCAAACGGGGATTCGTCCCGTGGCGTTACAGCCTGTTTGACTTGCCATGGCCCTAAAGGCCAAAGCGCTGTTGGAACATGGCCTAAGTTATCGGCTCAGCATGCCGCATACACCGCCAAGCAATTGAAAAACTTTAAAGAAGGTACTCGTGCTAATCCTGTAATGATGGGCATGGCAGCAACCTTGACCGAGCAAGATATGCAAAACATCGCGGCTTACTTGGTTAAACAGCCTGTTTCATTGGGCGTCGCGCAAGATAAGGCAACTATTGAATTAGGTCAAAGTATTTACCGTGGTGGTATCGCATCAAAAGGCGTACCAGCTTGTGCTGCTTGTCATAGCCCAACTGGCGCTGGAATTCCGGCACAGTATCCGCGTTTGGGTGGACAGTGGGCCGAATACACTAACGCGCAGTTGCTTGCTTTCCGTGATGGGGTTCGTAAAAATAGTACTCAGATGACTACTATTGCAGGCAAGATGTCAGATTTAGAAATGAAAGCAGTTTCTGATTACATTGCTGGTTTGCGTTAA
- the lysA gene encoding diaminopimelate decarboxylase — protein sequence MTSKSLPLPKLSGFSEINGNWYAEEIPLTDLAKEFGTPLYIYSKKALTEAYKAYDKACVDSSGKRRARVHYAMKANSNLAVIDCFKKLGAGFDLVSGGELARALAIGADPKSLVFAGVGKSASEIATALKAGVKCINVESIAELHKINRVATELNLRAPISLRVNPDVDAQTHPYISTGLKGNKFGIAYHEVLKTYREASQLSQIDVVGIDCHIGSQITTTAPYLDALDKVLDLVEHLKREGIVIHHLDLGGGLGISYSDETPPDITEFTNTLLNRVAERGFGHLDIVLEPGRSLVGNAGVLLTTIEYLKPGAEKNFCIVDAAMTELMRPALYEAHHGIVPVQKKEAKALTYDVVGPVCESGDWLGRDRHLAVEEGDLLAILSAGAYGFVMASNYNTRPKPAEIMVDGKNAYVIRKRERTNDLFSSETVLPS from the coding sequence ATGACAAGTAAATCACTTCCACTCCCAAAGTTATCCGGTTTTTCTGAAATTAATGGTAACTGGTATGCCGAAGAAATCCCACTCACCGATTTGGCAAAAGAATTTGGAACGCCGCTGTATATCTATAGCAAAAAGGCGCTGACTGAAGCCTATAAAGCCTATGACAAAGCATGTGTTGATAGTAGCGGCAAACGTCGTGCGCGCGTCCACTATGCAATGAAAGCCAATAGCAATTTAGCAGTAATTGATTGCTTTAAAAAATTGGGGGCTGGATTTGATTTAGTTAGTGGTGGTGAATTAGCTCGTGCATTAGCAATAGGCGCAGATCCTAAAAGCTTAGTATTTGCAGGTGTAGGCAAGTCTGCCTCAGAAATTGCTACTGCTCTCAAAGCTGGTGTCAAATGCATCAACGTTGAATCCATTGCTGAACTCCACAAGATCAATCGAGTGGCGACTGAACTTAATCTCCGCGCACCCATCTCCTTGCGCGTTAATCCTGATGTGGATGCACAAACACATCCCTATATTTCAACTGGGTTAAAAGGTAATAAATTTGGCATTGCCTATCATGAGGTTTTAAAAACTTATCGTGAAGCCTCGCAACTCTCACAAATTGATGTGGTGGGAATTGATTGTCATATCGGCTCACAAATTACCACTACCGCACCATACTTAGACGCACTAGATAAAGTTTTAGATCTGGTAGAACATCTCAAAAGAGAAGGTATTGTGATTCACCATCTTGATCTCGGTGGTGGCCTTGGAATTTCTTATAGCGACGAAACGCCGCCTGACATTACCGAATTTACAAACACCCTTTTAAATCGAGTGGCTGAGCGTGGATTTGGCCATCTAGATATTGTGCTTGAACCAGGCAGATCATTAGTCGGTAATGCCGGCGTACTCTTAACAACCATTGAATACCTAAAGCCAGGTGCTGAAAAGAACTTCTGCATTGTTGATGCGGCTATGACTGAATTAATGCGTCCAGCCTTATATGAAGCACATCACGGCATAGTACCCGTTCAAAAGAAAGAAGCTAAAGCCTTAACTTATGACGTCGTTGGCCCAGTTTGTGAATCTGGCGATTGGCTTGGAAGAGATCGTCACCTTGCGGTGGAAGAGGGTGATCTTCTCGCTATTCTTTCGGCTGGTGCTTATGGTTTTGTAATGGCATCAAATTACAACACGCGCCCAAAACCTGCTGAGATTATGGTTGATGGAAAAAATGCATACGTCATTCGTAAGCGCGAAAGAACCAACGATTTATTTTCTTCAGAAACTGTCTTACCAAGTTAA
- a CDS encoding lipoprotein — MIAILNRTICLGLLISLVGCGVRGPLYMPNVPPVPPAPTEPEPKGKLYPPQTPTSPNNSSSTK, encoded by the coding sequence ATGATAGCGATTCTTAATAGAACCATCTGCCTTGGCCTTTTAATATCCCTTGTTGGATGTGGGGTTAGAGGACCACTATATATGCCAAATGTGCCACCAGTGCCACCAGCACCTACAGAGCCAGAACCCAAAGGGAAGCTCTACCCACCCCAAACGCCTACTAGCCCAAACAATTCTTCATCGACCAAGTAA